Proteins encoded in a region of the Mycolicibacterium neoaurum genome:
- a CDS encoding MaoC family dehydratase — MKVFESLDELVGAAGTELGPTDWLEIDQSRVDQFAEATEDRQWIHVEPERAASGPFGGTIAHGLLTLSLLPYFSRHLYGVKGISLAVNYGYNKVRFITPVKVGARIRARAVITDVAQLAGAAQSTVTITVEIEGSEKPAAVAESIIRYIA, encoded by the coding sequence ATGAAGGTTTTCGAGAGTCTGGATGAGCTGGTGGGTGCGGCGGGCACCGAGCTCGGTCCCACCGACTGGCTGGAGATCGACCAGTCCCGCGTAGACCAATTTGCCGAGGCCACCGAGGACCGGCAGTGGATCCATGTCGAGCCCGAGCGGGCGGCGAGCGGGCCCTTCGGTGGCACCATCGCGCACGGGCTGCTGACGCTGTCGCTGCTGCCCTACTTCTCGCGTCACCTGTACGGCGTCAAGGGCATTTCGCTGGCCGTGAACTACGGCTACAACAAGGTCCGGTTCATCACTCCGGTCAAGGTCGGCGCGCGCATCCGGGCCCGCGCGGTCATCACCGACGTGGCCCAGCTGGCGGGCGCCGCCCAGTCCACGGTCACGATCACCGTGGAGATCGAAGGGTCCGAGAAGCCGGCCGCCGTGGCCGAATCCATCATCCGCTACATCGCCTAG
- a CDS encoding acyl-CoA dehydrogenase family protein: protein MAESVTASPSPETVSDADFADILAATKQFIRTQVVPRELEIMSADRVPDDLREQAKNMGLFGYAIPQEWGGLGLNLVQDVELAFEFGYTSLALRSMFGTNNGIAGQVLVGFGTDEQKTRWLEGIASGAVVASFALTEPGAGSNPAGLRTKAVRDGDQWVISGQKQYITNAPDADLFIVFARTRPADDDGPGIAVFLVPADTAGVTVGAKDAKMGQEGAWTSDVNFDEVRVGSDSLIGGSEDIGYRAAMASLARGRVHIAALAVGSAQRALDESVSYAATATQGGTPIGSFQLVQAMLADQQTGVMAGRAMVREAARLWVTGEDRRIAPSSAKLFCTEMVGKVADLAVQIHGGSGYMREVPVERIYRDVRLLRLYEGTSEIQRLIIGGGLVKNAQRQMTS from the coding sequence ATGGCCGAGAGCGTCACCGCATCACCGTCACCAGAGACCGTCTCGGACGCCGACTTCGCCGATATCCTCGCCGCCACCAAGCAATTCATCCGCACCCAGGTGGTCCCTCGGGAGCTTGAGATCATGTCCGCCGACCGGGTGCCCGACGATCTGCGGGAACAAGCCAAGAACATGGGCCTGTTCGGATATGCGATTCCGCAGGAGTGGGGCGGGTTGGGACTGAACCTGGTCCAGGACGTCGAGCTGGCATTCGAGTTCGGCTACACCAGCCTGGCGTTGCGGTCGATGTTCGGCACCAACAATGGCATCGCCGGTCAGGTCCTGGTCGGCTTCGGCACCGACGAACAAAAGACCCGCTGGTTGGAGGGCATCGCATCGGGCGCGGTGGTCGCCTCCTTCGCGCTCACCGAGCCCGGCGCCGGGTCGAACCCGGCGGGATTGCGCACCAAGGCCGTTCGCGATGGTGACCAATGGGTGATCAGCGGCCAGAAGCAGTACATCACCAATGCACCGGATGCCGATCTGTTCATCGTGTTCGCCCGCACCCGACCCGCCGACGATGACGGCCCCGGCATCGCGGTATTCCTGGTGCCTGCGGACACGGCCGGCGTCACTGTCGGCGCCAAGGACGCCAAGATGGGCCAGGAGGGCGCCTGGACCTCCGATGTGAACTTCGACGAGGTGCGCGTCGGCAGTGACAGCCTGATCGGCGGTAGCGAAGACATCGGATACCGGGCGGCGATGGCCTCGCTGGCACGCGGGCGGGTACACATCGCCGCACTGGCGGTCGGCAGCGCACAGCGCGCGCTCGACGAATCTGTCTCCTACGCCGCGACCGCCACCCAGGGCGGTACGCCGATCGGCAGCTTTCAACTGGTGCAGGCGATGCTCGCCGACCAACAGACCGGAGTGATGGCCGGGCGGGCGATGGTCCGCGAGGCCGCTCGCCTCTGGGTCACCGGCGAGGACCGCCGAATCGCACCATCGTCGGCCAAGCTGTTCTGCACCGAGATGGTCGGTAAGGTTGCCGATCTCGCCGTCCAGATCCACGGCGGTAGCGGCTACATGCGCGAGGTTCCCGTGGAGCGCATCTATCGGGATGTTCGGTTGCTGCGCCTCTACGAGGGCACCAGCGAGATCCAGCGGCTCATCATCGGCGGTGGGCTGGTCAAGAATGCCCAACGCCAGATGACGAGCTGA
- the fabG gene encoding 3-oxoacyl-ACP reductase FabG, with protein MALLDGRTAVVTGGAQGIGFAIAERFVSEGARVVLGDLNPEATEAAVQRLGGASVAKAVRCDVTDAGEVGALVDAAVETFGSLDVMVNNAGITRDATMRKMTEEQFDQVISVHLKGSWNGTRLAANIMREAKSGAIVNISSISGKVGLVGQTNYSAAKAGIVGLTKAAAKEVAHLGVRVNAIQPGLIRSAMTEAMPQRIWDQKLAEIPMGRAAEPSEVASVALFLASDLSSYMTGTVLEVTGGRHI; from the coding sequence ATGGCTTTGTTGGACGGTCGGACAGCGGTGGTCACCGGTGGTGCCCAGGGGATCGGATTCGCCATCGCCGAGCGGTTCGTATCCGAGGGTGCGCGCGTCGTGCTCGGCGACCTGAATCCAGAGGCCACCGAGGCTGCGGTGCAACGTCTCGGTGGTGCCTCGGTGGCCAAGGCCGTCCGATGTGATGTCACCGATGCCGGGGAGGTCGGCGCACTCGTCGATGCGGCCGTCGAGACTTTCGGCAGCCTCGATGTCATGGTCAACAACGCCGGTATCACCCGAGATGCCACGATGCGCAAGATGACCGAGGAGCAGTTCGATCAGGTCATCTCGGTACATCTGAAGGGCTCGTGGAACGGCACCCGGCTGGCCGCGAACATCATGCGTGAGGCGAAAAGCGGTGCGATCGTCAATATCTCGTCGATCTCGGGCAAGGTCGGGTTGGTGGGTCAGACCAACTACTCGGCGGCAAAAGCCGGGATCGTCGGTTTGACCAAGGCGGCCGCCAAGGAAGTCGCCCATCTCGGTGTCCGCGTCAACGCCATCCAGCCCGGACTGATCCGATCGGCGATGACCGAGGCCATGCCGCAGCGTATCTGGGATCAGAAGCTTGCCGAGATCCCGATGGGCCGCGCCGCCGAACCCAGTGAGGTCGCATCCGTGGCACTGTTCCTGGCATCGGATCTGTCGTCCTATATGACGGGCACGGTGCTGGAAGTGACCGGCGGGCGGCACATCTAG
- a CDS encoding acetyl-CoA C-acetyltransferase: protein MRDTVICEPVRTPIGRYGGMFAALSAVDLGVAALQGLLERTALSPDAVDDVVLGHCYPSSEAPAIGRVVALDAGLPTTVPGMQVDRRCGSGLQAVIQAALQVGSGGSDLVIAGGVESMSNVAFYSTDMRWGGSRGGITVHDGLARGRTTAGGKFHPVPGGMLETAENLRRRYGISRTEQDELAVRSHEKAVAAQRSGVLADEIIPVSVADRSGAKVISVDEHPRADTSLEKLSTLRPVLGKNDPDATVTAGNSSGQNDAASMCIVTTGERAAELGLRPLVRLVSWAVAGVGPDIMGIGPVPATARALDNAGLSLADMDLIELNEAFAAQALACTREWKFGEIDFERTNVRGSGISLGHPVGATGGRMLGTLARELDLRDARYGLETMCIGGGQGLAAVFERTVR from the coding sequence GTGCGCGATACCGTCATCTGCGAACCGGTGCGTACCCCGATCGGGCGCTACGGCGGAATGTTCGCAGCACTGTCAGCGGTGGATCTCGGTGTCGCCGCACTACAGGGCCTGCTGGAACGCACAGCGCTGAGTCCCGACGCCGTCGACGATGTGGTGTTGGGGCATTGCTACCCGTCCAGCGAGGCGCCCGCGATAGGTCGCGTGGTGGCCCTCGATGCCGGCCTGCCCACCACGGTGCCGGGTATGCAGGTCGATCGGCGTTGTGGGTCGGGCTTACAGGCCGTCATCCAGGCGGCACTGCAAGTCGGCAGTGGCGGAAGCGATCTGGTGATCGCCGGCGGTGTCGAGTCGATGAGCAACGTCGCCTTCTACTCCACCGATATGCGCTGGGGCGGGTCGCGGGGCGGTATCACCGTGCACGACGGACTGGCCCGCGGGCGGACCACCGCAGGCGGCAAGTTCCATCCCGTGCCCGGCGGCATGCTCGAGACAGCCGAGAACCTGCGCCGCCGATACGGTATCTCGCGGACCGAGCAGGACGAACTCGCGGTCCGCTCGCACGAGAAGGCGGTCGCCGCGCAGCGCAGCGGGGTGTTGGCCGACGAGATCATCCCGGTGTCGGTTGCCGATCGGTCCGGTGCGAAGGTCATCTCCGTCGATGAGCATCCGCGTGCCGACACCTCGCTGGAGAAGCTGAGCACGCTACGCCCCGTGCTCGGCAAGAACGACCCGGATGCCACTGTGACTGCAGGCAATTCCAGCGGACAGAACGACGCCGCGTCCATGTGCATCGTCACCACAGGCGAACGTGCCGCCGAACTCGGACTCAGACCTCTTGTGCGATTGGTGTCCTGGGCGGTCGCAGGTGTCGGGCCGGACATCATGGGCATCGGTCCGGTGCCGGCCACCGCCCGCGCCCTCGACAACGCGGGCCTGTCGCTGGCGGACATGGACCTGATCGAACTCAACGAGGCTTTCGCCGCGCAGGCGCTGGCCTGTACCCGGGAGTGGAAATTCGGCGAAATCGACTTCGAGCGCACCAATGTGCGTGGATCCGGGATTTCGCTGGGGCATCCGGTGGGCGCGACCGGCGGTCGGATGCTGGGCACGCTGGCCCGCGAACTCGACTTACGAGACGCACGCTACGGGCTGGAGACCATGTGTATCGGGGGCGGTCAGGGCTTGGCCGCGGTATTCGAACGGACCGTCCGATGA
- a CDS encoding acyl-CoA dehydrogenase family protein, with translation MTKLAQTAGLTDVQAEIIATVRQFVDREIIPNAQELEHADTYPQHIVDQMREMGLFGLMIPEEHGGLGESLLTYALCVEELARGWMSVSGVINTHFIVAYMIRQHGTDAQKQRYLPRMATGEIRGAFSMSEPELGSDVAAIRTRGVRDGDDYLITGQKMWLTNGGSSTLVAALVKTDEGAEKPHRNLTAFLIEKPAGFGEVVPGLTIPGKIDKLGYKGIDTTELIFDGYRASAGDVLGAAPGRGFVQMMDGIEVGRVNVSARACGVGIRAFELAIRYAQQRETFGTPIAGHQAIAFQLAEMATKVEAAHLMMVNAARLKDSGERNDVAAGMAKYLASEFCAEVTQQSFRIHGGYGYSKEYEIERLMRDAPFLLIGEGTSEIQKTIISKNLLDEYRL, from the coding sequence ATGACTAAGCTCGCGCAGACCGCCGGACTCACCGATGTCCAGGCCGAGATCATCGCTACCGTGCGGCAATTCGTGGACCGAGAGATCATCCCGAACGCGCAGGAACTCGAGCATGCGGACACCTATCCACAACACATCGTCGACCAGATGCGGGAAATGGGCCTGTTCGGCCTGATGATCCCCGAGGAGCACGGCGGGCTGGGCGAGTCGCTGCTGACCTACGCGCTCTGCGTCGAAGAACTGGCCCGCGGCTGGATGAGTGTGTCCGGTGTCATCAATACGCACTTCATCGTCGCCTACATGATCCGCCAGCACGGTACCGATGCCCAGAAGCAGCGGTATCTGCCCCGGATGGCGACGGGGGAGATCCGCGGGGCGTTCTCGATGTCCGAGCCCGAGCTGGGTTCGGATGTGGCCGCCATCCGCACCAGGGGTGTGCGCGATGGTGACGACTACCTGATCACCGGGCAGAAGATGTGGCTGACCAATGGGGGCAGCTCGACGCTGGTGGCCGCATTGGTCAAAACCGATGAGGGAGCGGAGAAGCCGCACCGCAACCTGACGGCTTTCCTGATAGAGAAGCCGGCCGGTTTCGGGGAGGTGGTTCCCGGACTGACCATCCCCGGCAAGATCGACAAGCTCGGCTACAAGGGAATCGACACCACCGAGCTGATCTTCGACGGCTATCGGGCATCGGCCGGTGATGTGCTGGGTGCGGCACCGGGCCGGGGTTTCGTCCAGATGATGGACGGTATCGAGGTCGGCCGGGTCAACGTGTCGGCGCGCGCCTGTGGTGTCGGGATCCGCGCCTTCGAACTGGCGATACGCTATGCCCAGCAGCGGGAGACGTTCGGTACGCCGATTGCCGGGCACCAGGCCATCGCCTTCCAGCTCGCCGAGATGGCGACCAAGGTCGAGGCGGCGCACTTGATGATGGTCAATGCTGCCCGACTCAAGGATTCGGGAGAGCGAAACGATGTGGCCGCCGGGATGGCCAAGTATCTGGCCAGCGAGTTCTGTGCCGAGGTGACCCAGCAGAGCTTCCGGATCCACGGGGGCTACGGCTACTCCAAGGAGTACGAGATCGAACGGCTGATGCGCGACGCTCCGTTCCTGCTGATCGGCGAGGGCACCAGCGAGATCCAGAAGACCATCATCAGCAAGAATCTGCTCGATGAGTATCGGCTCTGA
- a CDS encoding GntR family transcriptional regulator — translation MSIGSDPPGRAQRREEASGRAQRREEASGRAQRREEVGFVARPQLSDEVARVVRRRIFDGTYPAGEYLRLEQLAVDLGISVTPVREALLNLRAEGLLVQHPRRGFMVVEFTARDLADVTDVQAYVGGELAARAAESISAEQLSELKAIQDDLERAYRDADPDRAVRLNHEYHRLINVAADSPKLTQFMSGITRYQPESVFPTLEGWPAQSIRDHRRLIDALERRDSDAARRAIVEHITAGVAPLTEHLIARGVIAKETEDG, via the coding sequence ATGAGTATCGGCTCTGATCCACCCGGGCGAGCGCAGCGACGGGAAGAAGCATCCGGGCGAGCGCAGCGACGGGAAGAAGCATCCGGGCGAGCGCAGCGACGGGAGGAGGTGGGGTTCGTCGCCCGGCCGCAGCTTTCCGATGAGGTTGCGCGGGTGGTGCGGCGACGGATCTTCGACGGCACCTACCCCGCCGGTGAATACCTGCGTCTGGAGCAGCTGGCCGTCGACCTCGGCATCAGCGTCACTCCGGTGCGGGAAGCGCTGCTGAACCTGCGCGCCGAGGGACTGCTGGTACAGCACCCGCGACGAGGGTTCATGGTGGTGGAGTTCACCGCCCGCGATCTCGCCGATGTCACAGACGTGCAGGCCTACGTCGGGGGTGAGTTGGCGGCGCGGGCGGCCGAAAGTATCAGCGCCGAACAACTTTCGGAACTGAAGGCCATTCAGGATGACCTGGAGCGTGCTTACCGGGACGCCGACCCGGACCGCGCCGTGCGCCTCAACCATGAGTATCACCGCCTGATCAACGTTGCCGCCGACTCGCCGAAGCTGACCCAGTTCATGTCCGGGATCACCCGTTATCAGCCCGAATCGGTGTTCCCGACCCTGGAGGGCTGGCCGGCCCAGTCGATCAGGGACCACCGCAGGCTGATCGACGCGCTGGAGCGTCGTGACTCGGATGCTGCCCGGCGGGCGATCGTGGAGCACATCACCGCGGGTGTGGCTCCCTTGACAGAGCACCTGATCGCGCGCGGCGTCATCGCCAAGGAGACCGAAGACGGCTGA
- a CDS encoding TIGR03857 family LLM class F420-dependent oxidoreductase, producing the protein MTEPLDELGYYLLAGAGGEGPATLVDEARRGEELGFGTGFISERWNVKEASSLTGAALAVTNRMQIATAATNHNTRHPLITGSWATTMHRLSGGRFTLGLGRGIAALYGAFGVPAVTTAQMEDFARVMRRLWQGELIFDHDGPIGRYPLLFLDSDFREDIRLAIVAFGPQTLALGGRAFDDVILHTYFTPQTLQRAVKTVKDAAEQAGRDPASVRVWSCFATVGDHLPEELRLKKTVARLATYLQGYGDLLVSTNGWDPAVLQRFREDTVVQSIGGGIDHKATAEQIEHIATMIPDEWLEPSATGTAQQCVDRVRKEFDYGADAVIMHGATPDELAPIVRAYRSAAS; encoded by the coding sequence ATGACTGAGCCATTGGACGAACTCGGCTATTACCTGCTGGCCGGCGCCGGCGGCGAAGGTCCCGCCACGTTGGTGGACGAGGCCCGACGCGGTGAGGAACTGGGGTTCGGTACCGGCTTCATCTCCGAGCGCTGGAACGTCAAGGAAGCGTCGTCACTGACCGGCGCGGCGCTGGCGGTGACGAACCGCATGCAGATCGCCACCGCGGCGACCAATCACAACACCAGGCATCCGTTGATCACCGGATCGTGGGCCACCACCATGCACCGATTGTCCGGGGGCCGGTTCACCTTGGGCCTCGGCAGGGGAATCGCCGCGTTGTACGGCGCTTTCGGGGTGCCCGCGGTGACCACCGCGCAGATGGAAGACTTCGCCAGGGTGATGCGCCGACTCTGGCAGGGCGAGCTGATCTTCGACCATGACGGGCCGATCGGACGATATCCGCTGCTGTTCCTCGATTCCGATTTCCGCGAGGACATCAGGCTGGCCATCGTCGCCTTCGGGCCGCAAACCCTCGCGCTGGGCGGGCGCGCCTTCGACGATGTCATCCTGCACACATACTTCACGCCGCAGACGCTGCAGCGGGCGGTCAAGACGGTCAAGGATGCCGCCGAGCAGGCCGGCCGAGACCCCGCGAGCGTGCGGGTGTGGTCCTGTTTCGCGACGGTCGGCGATCACCTGCCCGAAGAGCTGCGGTTGAAGAAGACCGTCGCCCGATTGGCCACCTATCTACAGGGGTACGGAGACCTGTTGGTCAGCACCAATGGCTGGGATCCCGCTGTGCTGCAACGCTTTCGCGAGGATACCGTGGTGCAGTCCATCGGGGGCGGTATCGATCACAAGGCGACGGCCGAGCAGATCGAACACATCGCCACCATGATCCCGGACGAATGGCTGGAGCCCTCGGCGACCGGTACGGCGCAACAGTGCGTCGACCGGGTGCGCAAGGAGTTCGACTACGGTGCCGACGCGGTGATCATGCATGGCGCGACACCCGATGAGCTCGCCCCGATCGTGCGGGCCTACCGATCGGCCGCCTCGTGA
- a CDS encoding YbdD/YjiX family protein → MGRARAVARQISWYWSSLMGDNHYRRYLEHLARRHPGAPVPTEREYWRMRHAVTESNPQSRCC, encoded by the coding sequence ATGGGACGCGCTCGGGCCGTCGCACGCCAGATCAGTTGGTACTGGTCCTCATTGATGGGCGATAACCACTACCGTCGCTACCTCGAGCACCTCGCGCGCCGACACCCCGGTGCGCCGGTGCCGACCGAGCGGGAGTACTGGCGGATGCGGCACGCTGTGACCGAGTCCAATCCGCAGTCGCGGTGCTGCTGA
- a CDS encoding carbon starvation CstA family protein, giving the protein MGSPTAPDLTEDTRGDITYVRTDKDLPPVAIIDRSPITAKHRIVFAVVAVLGAVAWAIIAFFRGETINAVWFVIAAICTYVIGFRFYARLIEMKIVKPRDDHATPAEVFENGTDYMPTDRRVLFGHHFAAIAGAGPLVGPVLAMQMGYLPGTIWIIIGALVAGCVQDYLVLSISVRRRGRSLGQMAKDELGVVGGAAAIVGVLVIMVILLAVLALVVVNALAESPWGVFSIAMTIPIAIFMGLYLRFLRPGRVSEVSLIGVALLLLAVVSGGWVAETQWGTDWFTLSKVTLSWCIIIYGLAASILPVWLLLAPRDYLSTFMKVGTIALLAVGILVARPIMEAPAISSFATSGTGPVFAGSLFPFLFITIACGALSGFHALISSGTTPKLLEKESQMRLIGYGGMLTESFVAIMALITAAILNQHLYFVMNAPTAATGTTAQTAADYVNGLGLSGADITADEITAAAQSVGEESIVSRTGGAPTLAFGMSEVLHQVFGGAGLKAFWYHFAIMFEALFILTTVDAGTRVARFMLSDALGNLGGPLKKLQNPSWRVGAWICSVVVVLAWGSILLMGVTDPLGGINTLFPLFGIANQLLAAIALTVVTVVIIKRGLLKWAWIPGIPLAWDLVVTMTASWQKIFSGDPKVGYWTQHFQYRDAKDAGKTAFGAAKDAGQIDAVIRNTFIQGTLSIVFAVLVLIVVAAGVIMALRAIRGTGRPLTEDEPVPSRIFAPSGLFATDAEKEVQKEWDALGPSHARSVGTGPH; this is encoded by the coding sequence ATGGGATCACCGACTGCCCCCGATCTGACCGAGGACACCCGCGGCGACATCACCTACGTCCGAACCGACAAGGATCTGCCGCCGGTGGCGATCATCGACCGGTCACCGATCACCGCCAAGCACCGCATCGTCTTCGCCGTGGTGGCGGTCCTGGGCGCCGTCGCGTGGGCGATCATCGCATTCTTCCGCGGCGAGACCATCAACGCGGTGTGGTTCGTCATCGCGGCAATCTGCACCTACGTCATCGGATTCCGGTTCTACGCCCGGTTGATCGAGATGAAGATCGTCAAACCACGCGATGATCACGCCACGCCGGCCGAGGTCTTCGAGAACGGCACCGATTACATGCCCACCGACCGGCGGGTGCTGTTCGGGCACCACTTCGCCGCCATCGCCGGGGCAGGCCCCCTCGTCGGTCCGGTCCTGGCCATGCAGATGGGTTACCTGCCCGGCACCATCTGGATCATCATCGGTGCGTTGGTCGCCGGTTGTGTGCAGGACTACCTGGTGCTGTCGATCTCGGTACGCAGACGAGGCCGGTCGCTGGGACAGATGGCCAAGGACGAACTCGGCGTGGTGGGCGGCGCGGCGGCGATCGTCGGCGTGCTGGTCATCATGGTGATCCTGCTGGCGGTGCTGGCGCTGGTCGTGGTGAACGCGCTCGCCGAGAGCCCGTGGGGCGTGTTCTCCATTGCGATGACCATCCCCATCGCGATCTTCATGGGCCTGTACCTGCGCTTCCTGCGGCCCGGCCGGGTGTCGGAGGTATCGCTGATCGGTGTGGCGCTGCTGCTGTTGGCCGTCGTATCCGGCGGCTGGGTGGCCGAAACCCAATGGGGCACCGACTGGTTCACGCTGTCGAAGGTGACGTTGTCGTGGTGCATCATCATCTATGGCCTGGCCGCCTCCATCCTCCCGGTGTGGTTGCTGCTGGCGCCGCGCGATTACCTGTCGACGTTCATGAAGGTCGGCACCATCGCTCTGCTCGCGGTGGGCATCCTGGTGGCCCGGCCGATCATGGAGGCACCGGCGATCTCGTCGTTCGCCACCAGCGGTACCGGACCCGTGTTCGCCGGTTCCCTTTTCCCGTTCCTGTTCATCACGATCGCCTGTGGCGCACTGTCGGGCTTCCACGCGCTGATCTCCTCGGGTACCACGCCGAAGCTGCTGGAGAAGGAAAGCCAGATGCGCCTGATCGGCTACGGCGGCATGCTCACCGAGTCGTTCGTCGCGATCATGGCGCTGATCACCGCCGCAATCCTCAACCAGCATCTGTACTTCGTGATGAACGCACCGACCGCTGCCACCGGCACCACCGCCCAGACCGCGGCCGACTACGTCAACGGACTCGGCTTGTCCGGGGCCGATATCACCGCCGATGAGATCACCGCCGCCGCCCAGAGCGTCGGCGAGGAGTCGATCGTGTCCCGCACCGGCGGCGCCCCCACCCTGGCCTTCGGCATGTCCGAGGTACTGCATCAGGTCTTCGGCGGCGCGGGTCTGAAGGCGTTCTGGTATCACTTCGCGATCATGTTCGAGGCGTTGTTCATCCTGACGACGGTCGACGCCGGCACCCGGGTTGCCCGCTTCATGCTGTCGGATGCGCTCGGCAACCTCGGTGGGCCGCTCAAGAAGCTGCAGAACCCGAGTTGGCGGGTGGGCGCCTGGATCTGCAGCGTCGTCGTCGTGCTCGCGTGGGGCAGCATCCTGCTGATGGGCGTCACCGACCCACTCGGCGGCATCAACACGCTCTTCCCGCTGTTCGGCATCGCCAACCAGTTGTTGGCGGCCATCGCGCTGACCGTCGTCACCGTGGTGATCATCAAGCGCGGACTGTTGAAATGGGCATGGATACCAGGCATTCCGCTGGCCTGGGATCTGGTGGTGACCATGACGGCGTCCTGGCAGAAGATCTTCTCCGGTGATCCGAAGGTCGGCTACTGGACACAGCACTTCCAGTACCGCGACGCCAAGGACGCAGGCAAGACGGCGTTCGGTGCCGCGAAGGACGCCGGTCAGATCGATGCCGTCATCCGCAACACGTTCATCCAGGGCACGTTGTCGATCGTGTTCGCGGTCCTGGTGCTCATCGTGGTCGCCGCCGGTGTCATCATGGCGCTCAGGGCGATTCGAGGCACAGGTCGTCCGCTCACCGAAGATGAGCCGGTGCCCTCGCGTATCTTTGCCCCGTCGGGACTGTTCGCCACCGATGCCGAGAAGGAGGTGCAGAAAGAATGGGACGCGCTCGGGCCGTCGCACGCCAGATCAGTTGGTACTGGTCCTCATTGA
- a CDS encoding ATP-dependent DNA ligase → MQLAEIVAASADIGATSSRLAKVERVAKVLGLADRDEIGVVVAWLSGELPQRQIGVGWAGLRDLPPPAADATLTVATVHAMLTEIKEVAGKGSKNRRSRRVLDLFAAATEAEQRFLRRLLSGELRQGALAGVMADAVAKAAALPAAAVRRAAMLAGDLSEVAVSAIVDGDIGRFTLRVGRPVSPMLAQTATGVAEALDKLGGEAAFETKLDGARVQIHRTGDRVAIYTRTLDDVTARLPEVVDAVLALPVTDLIADAEAIALRPDGRPHRFQVTASRFGSRSAAGRAEPLSVFFFDLLHRDGVDLLDLPLTDRMAVLDEVVPATQRVQRLVTADPDAAREFLEATLAAGHEGVMAKAPLAPYEAGRRGAGWLKVKPVHTLDLVVLAVEWGSGRRTGMLSNIHLGARDPGTGEFVMLGKTFKGMTDEMLAWQTRRFTELAIDGTGGGAPIAGSAGGTVRVRPEQVVEIAIDGVQASSRYPAGMALRFARVVRYRDDKPAAQADTVETVRELFERGG, encoded by the coding sequence GTGCAGCTGGCAGAGATCGTCGCCGCGTCGGCCGATATCGGTGCGACATCGTCACGGCTGGCAAAGGTCGAGCGGGTTGCGAAGGTACTGGGCCTGGCGGATCGGGACGAGATCGGGGTCGTGGTGGCGTGGTTGTCCGGCGAACTGCCCCAGCGCCAGATCGGCGTCGGCTGGGCCGGGCTGCGCGATCTCCCTCCACCGGCCGCCGACGCCACGCTGACCGTCGCCACGGTGCACGCCATGCTGACCGAGATCAAGGAGGTCGCGGGCAAGGGTTCCAAGAATCGACGATCCCGGCGAGTGCTGGACCTGTTCGCCGCCGCCACCGAGGCCGAACAGCGCTTCCTACGGCGTCTGCTGTCCGGCGAACTGCGCCAGGGCGCACTTGCCGGGGTGATGGCCGACGCGGTCGCCAAGGCCGCCGCCCTGCCGGCCGCCGCGGTCCGGCGGGCCGCGATGCTGGCCGGGGATCTCTCCGAGGTCGCGGTGTCGGCGATCGTCGACGGCGATATCGGCCGGTTCACCCTGCGCGTCGGACGTCCGGTCTCTCCCATGTTGGCCCAGACCGCGACCGGCGTCGCCGAAGCCCTGGACAAATTGGGCGGCGAGGCCGCCTTCGAAACGAAGCTGGACGGCGCGCGGGTGCAGATCCACCGCACCGGGGACCGCGTCGCGATCTACACCCGGACGCTCGACGACGTCACCGCGCGGTTGCCCGAGGTTGTCGACGCCGTGTTGGCCCTGCCGGTCACCGACCTGATCGCCGACGCCGAGGCGATCGCGCTCCGGCCCGACGGGCGTCCGCACCGCTTCCAGGTGACCGCATCGCGCTTCGGGAGCCGCTCGGCCGCTGGGCGCGCGGAGCCGCTGTCGGTGTTCTTCTTCGATCTGCTGCACCGCGATGGTGTCGACCTGCTGGACCTGCCGCTGACCGACCGGATGGCCGTGCTGGACGAGGTGGTCCCGGCGACACAACGGGTGCAGCGGCTGGTCACCGCGGACCCGGACGCCGCGCGCGAGTTCCTGGAGGCGACGCTGGCCGCCGGCCACGAGGGTGTGATGGCCAAGGCGCCGCTCGCACCGTATGAGGCGGGCCGCCGCGGCGCGGGCTGGTTGAAGGTCAAACCGGTGCACACCCTCGATCTGGTGGTGCTGGCGGTCGAATGGGGGTCCGGGCGGCGCACCGGCATGCTGTCCAACATTCATCTGGGTGCCCGGGACCCCGGCACCGGCGAATTCGTGATGCTGGGCAAGACGTTCAAGGGCATGACCGACGAGATGCTGGCGTGGCAGACGAGACGCTTCACCGAGCTGGCGATCGACGGTACCGGCGGCGGTGCCCCGATTGCCGGCTCAGCCGGCGGCACGGTGCGGGTGCGGCCCGAGCAGGTCGTCGAGATCGCCATCGACGGTGTGCAGGCGTCATCGCGCTATCCGGCGGGGATGGCCTTGCGTTTCGCTCGCGTCGTGCGCTATCGGGACGACAAGCCCGCCGCACAGGCCGACACGGTGGAAACCGTGCGTGAGCTGTTCGAACGCGGCGGTTGA